A genomic window from Papaver somniferum cultivar HN1 unplaced genomic scaffold, ASM357369v1 unplaced-scaffold_15, whole genome shotgun sequence includes:
- the LOC113335793 gene encoding F-box protein At3g07870-like, translated as MGLRNIKDLPADILLDIIARLPTESVLESKLVCRLWRNLVSSHNPSFSQIHLTHLSHPAAADSGKLSFLVKDKNQKLHYFEYSDTHDEIPVHSVRGFNLAPPFTSTYYKVIGSVNGLVCLHGYGDHTTYICNPLTKEYVLLPNVKNNDHNIHCSTGFGYLPLTNEYKVVEVYELWREPGFTKVAVYTLGSGNGWRSVGKFDNMFGEAYVEHSVFVNEALYWVDYVGGLVFFFDLAEEKFRNFSTPPLPLEKARYDFSIGVIGAALYYAIRYYCQITGCIWSDIWLQEKKNDEPLGWSEEFRLLGREPLAFTKSGGVLYFDGSSLGIYDAIASTSKKLVDSTAFIQISPHKNTLVSLRELGEEDIKLMDSVENEKLASRDQLARWSWIHFLVCNLFSCFDFLPTLFSFSSLFVFFAYVFLIYVL; from the coding sequence ATGGGATTGCGGAATATCAAGGATCTCCCAGCAGACATTCTACTAGACATCATAGCTCGTTTACCAACTGAATCAGTATTAGAGAGTAAATTAGTATGTCGACTGTGGAGAAATCTTGTTTCTTCTCATAATCCATCATTCTCTCAAATACATTTAACTCATCTTAGTCATCCTGCTGCTGCTGACTCTGGTAAGTTGAGTTTTCTTGTTAAGGATAAGAATCAAAAACTTCACTATTTTGAATATAGTGATACTCATGATGAGATACCTGTTCATAGTGTTAGAGGGTTCAATTTAGCACCTCCATTTACATCTACTTATTATAAGGTTATCGGTTCTGTTAATGGTTTAGTCTGTCTACATGGATATGGAGATCACACTACTTATATTTGTAACCCCTTGACTAAAGAATATGTTTTGCTTCCCAATGTTAAGAATAATGATCATAATATTCATTGTTCGACTGGGTTTGGTTATCTTCCTTTAACTAATGAATACAAAGTTGTTGAAGTGTACGAGCTATGGAGAGAACCTGGCTTTACAAAGGTTGCTGTCTACACTCTTGGCAGTGGCAACGGGTGGAGATCTGTTGGGAAGTTTGATAATATGTTTGGTGAAGCTTATGTCGAACATAGTGTCTTTGTGAACGAGGCGCTGTATTGGGTGGATTATGTAGGaggattggtttttttttttgatttggctGAGGAAAAGTTTCGCAATTTTTCAACCCCTCCTTTGCCACTTGAAAAGGCCAGGTATGATTTCTCTATAGGGGTTATTGGGGCGGCTTTATATTATGCTATCAGATATTACTGTCAAATCACGGGATGCATATGGAGTGACATATggttacaagaaaagaagaacgATGAGCCATTGGGTTGGAGTGAAGAGTTTCGTCTTCTCGGAAGAGAACCATTAGCCTTCACTAAGAGTGGTGGTGTTTTATATTTTGATGGTAGCTCTCTTGGTATTTACGATGCAATAGCTTCAACCTCAAAAAAGCTTGTGGATTCTACTGCATTTATACAAATATCGCCTCACAAGAACACCTTAGTGTCGTTGAGAGAATTGGGAGAAGAAGATATAAAATTAATGGATTCAGTTGAAAATGAAAAGTTAGCAAGCCGTGATCAGCTAGCAAGATGGTCCTGGATACACTTTTTAGTTTGTAATTTattttcatgttttgattttcttcccactcttttctctttctcttctctctTTGTTTTTTTTGCTTATGTGTTTCTAATTTATGTATTGTAA